One part of the Paenibacillus antri genome encodes these proteins:
- the cntE gene encoding staphylopine family metallophore export MFS transporter CntE, with amino-acid sequence MKGALSWPFLRLYVLTLLYFSANAILNVMIPLKGESLGANNTAIGVIMGAYLFTTMFFRPSAGRWIQKYGPMKVLRTILLINAFALMLYSFTGLEGYFAARVLQGICTAFFSMALQLGIIDALPDKDRSQGISMYSLCSYLPGIFGPLLALGMWQNGGPYGFSLAMVAIAVGTGVVGFTAKMDGNKSEARAVPAGQVPMSVAKSFGELFKNPHLFRCSVLMLTASVVFGAVTTFVPLYAEQVKHGSAGVYLMIQAGVIVLSRFFLRKKIPSDGKWHSRYVMGVMLLLTLAAQSVSYSAAAGVAFFYAGATLMGVAQALLYPTLTTYLSFVLPQASRNVLIGLFIATADLGVSMGAILMGPIADLSSYSFMYTVCAILGVSVIGFAYMRNDM; translated from the coding sequence GTGAAAGGAGCACTATCTTGGCCTTTTTTGCGGTTATACGTATTGACCCTCTTGTACTTCAGCGCGAATGCGATTCTGAACGTTATGATCCCGTTAAAGGGCGAGTCTCTGGGCGCTAACAATACAGCGATCGGCGTTATTATGGGCGCGTATTTGTTCACAACGATGTTTTTTCGGCCGTCGGCAGGGCGCTGGATCCAAAAGTACGGACCGATGAAAGTACTGCGTACGATATTGCTAATTAACGCCTTCGCCTTAATGTTATACAGCTTTACCGGATTAGAGGGGTACTTCGCGGCTCGAGTTCTCCAAGGAATTTGCACGGCTTTTTTCTCGATGGCGCTGCAGTTGGGCATTATCGACGCTTTACCGGACAAAGATCGATCTCAAGGGATCTCCATGTATTCTTTATGTTCTTACTTGCCTGGAATATTCGGTCCGTTGTTGGCGCTAGGCATGTGGCAAAATGGGGGCCCATATGGATTTTCTCTTGCGATGGTTGCGATCGCTGTCGGAACCGGCGTAGTCGGGTTCACCGCGAAAATGGACGGGAACAAGTCGGAAGCGAGAGCGGTTCCGGCGGGGCAGGTACCAATGTCGGTGGCGAAGTCTTTCGGCGAATTGTTCAAAAACCCGCACTTGTTCCGATGCAGCGTCCTGATGTTGACGGCCTCCGTCGTATTCGGCGCGGTGACGACCTTCGTTCCTTTGTACGCGGAGCAGGTGAAGCACGGAAGCGCAGGCGTCTATCTAATGATTCAAGCGGGAGTCATTGTTTTGTCCCGTTTCTTCCTAAGGAAGAAGATCCCTTCCGACGGGAAGTGGCATTCCCGCTACGTCATGGGGGTGATGCTTCTACTGACCCTAGCGGCGCAAAGCGTAAGCTATTCGGCTGCGGCGGGCGTCGCCTTCTTCTATGCGGGGGCTACGCTCATGGGGGTTGCTCAAGCGCTTCTTTATCCGACGCTGACCACATATTTATCTTTTGTTTTGCCGCAGGCCAGCCGCAACGTCTTGATCGGGTTATTCATCGCTACGGCGGATTTGGGCGTTTCGATGGGGGCGATCCTTATGGGTCCGATTGCCGACCTCAGTTCGTATTCGTTTATGTACACTGTATGCGCCATTCTCGGCGTGTCGGTGATCGGGTTCGCCTACATGCGTAACGACATGTAG
- the opp1B gene encoding nickel/cobalt ABC transporter permease gives MSFYRFKRVLLSIPLFLAASFFTFILIHLSPMDPVEVVLHAQGVPKITAELIAQTKAELGMDRPFFVRYVSWFVSCLQLDFGNSYVTGKPVWSLLGPALLNTLKLTLVSLVAIIALSIGLGVASAWREGRFVDRSVRSASFVLTSMPTYWLGALMIWFFSVKLDLLPTSGMDSFNSYLLPVVLITVNYAGIYFRIVRSSVLSNMNEDYVLYCRACGLPEKTVMMHVIRNSLQVAVSVFCMAVPIILGSTVVVENLFAWPGLGTLSVNSILARDFPIIQAYVLVLAAAFVLFNTVSDILNAALDPKLRNDL, from the coding sequence ATGAGCTTTTATAGGTTCAAAAGGGTTCTTCTTTCGATTCCGTTGTTCTTGGCGGCTTCGTTCTTCACGTTCATTCTCATCCACTTATCGCCCATGGACCCGGTCGAAGTCGTATTGCATGCGCAAGGCGTGCCGAAGATTACGGCAGAGTTGATCGCCCAAACCAAGGCGGAGCTCGGCATGGACCGCCCTTTCTTCGTTCGATACGTCAGCTGGTTCGTCTCCTGCCTGCAGCTTGATTTCGGAAATTCTTATGTGACGGGAAAGCCGGTGTGGTCGTTGTTGGGGCCGGCACTTCTGAACACGTTGAAGCTGACGCTCGTTTCGCTCGTTGCGATCATTGCGTTGTCCATCGGACTTGGGGTTGCCAGCGCTTGGAGGGAAGGGAGATTCGTCGACCGGTCGGTGAGAAGCGCGTCTTTCGTTCTAACCTCGATGCCGACGTACTGGTTAGGAGCGCTAATGATTTGGTTTTTCTCCGTAAAGCTTGATTTGCTGCCGACCAGCGGGATGGACTCGTTCAATAGCTACCTGTTGCCGGTCGTCTTGATCACGGTCAACTATGCAGGCATTTACTTCAGGATCGTTCGTAGTTCCGTGCTGAGCAATATGAACGAAGATTATGTCTTATACTGCAGGGCATGCGGGTTGCCGGAGAAAACCGTCATGATGCATGTCATAAGGAATTCGCTGCAAGTAGCCGTTTCGGTTTTTTGCATGGCGGTCCCGATCATTCTCGGAAGTACGGTCGTAGTCGAAAACCTGTTTGCGTGGCCGGGGCTAGGAACGCTTAGCGTGAACTCGATCCTCGCCAGGGATTTTCCGATCATCCAAGCGTATGTTCTCGTCTTGGCGGCAGCCTTCGTCCTGTTCAACACGGTTTCCGACATTTTGAACGCGGCTCTCGATCCTAAATTAAGGAATGATCTGTAG
- a CDS encoding enolase C-terminal domain-like protein: MNLAGIDKDWVVEKIEFAKLHGERARSAGANARLGVHGKACEVSLVRITIDGKTAYGASHITKEQAEKWKGRNVRGFFGENGNILEPYRIGLEYPLLDWLGRRWNQPVYELVQGTSSPSPGGFAVPCYDTSLYFDDLHLTDDKDAVKLIQEEAKQGYAKGHRHFKIKVGRGGMHMPLTEGTRRDIAIVEGVREVAGPDGKLMIDANNGYNLNLTKQVLTALSGVGLYWIEEMFHEDNELYKDLKLWLKERDQKVLIADGEGYASPRLVDWATQGYVDVLQYDIIHPGFTHWLELGAKLDEHGLFTAPHCYGNAYGIYATGHLSAAIRGFQFVEWDDITIHGMDASAYSVKEGKFYVPPKAGFGLEFDDDLFTYQVSQGGWIVE; encoded by the coding sequence ATGAATCTGGCAGGGATCGATAAAGATTGGGTCGTCGAGAAGATCGAATTCGCAAAGCTTCATGGGGAACGGGCGCGCAGCGCCGGGGCGAACGCCAGACTAGGCGTTCACGGCAAAGCCTGCGAAGTGAGTCTCGTTCGAATTACGATCGACGGTAAGACGGCGTATGGCGCCTCGCATATCACGAAAGAACAGGCGGAGAAGTGGAAAGGGAGGAACGTTCGCGGCTTCTTCGGCGAGAACGGGAACATCCTTGAGCCTTATCGAATCGGTCTCGAATATCCGCTATTGGATTGGTTAGGACGCAGGTGGAATCAACCGGTGTACGAGCTGGTCCAGGGAACAAGCAGTCCGTCCCCTGGCGGGTTTGCCGTTCCATGTTACGACACTTCTCTCTACTTCGACGATTTGCATCTTACCGACGACAAGGATGCGGTAAAGCTCATTCAAGAAGAAGCCAAACAAGGATACGCGAAGGGTCATCGTCATTTCAAAATCAAAGTCGGCCGCGGCGGGATGCATATGCCGCTGACGGAGGGGACGAGACGGGATATCGCGATCGTGGAGGGCGTCAGGGAAGTCGCCGGCCCGGACGGCAAACTGATGATCGACGCGAATAATGGGTACAATCTCAACCTGACAAAGCAAGTGCTGACCGCTTTATCGGGCGTCGGGTTGTATTGGATCGAAGAAATGTTCCACGAGGACAATGAATTGTACAAAGACTTAAAATTGTGGCTGAAGGAACGGGATCAGAAGGTGCTGATCGCGGATGGAGAAGGGTATGCCTCCCCGCGCTTGGTCGATTGGGCCACGCAAGGGTACGTAGATGTGCTGCAATACGACATTATCCATCCGGGCTTTACCCATTGGCTGGAGCTCGGCGCCAAGCTGGATGAACATGGTTTGTTTACGGCGCCTCATTGCTATGGGAACGCCTACGGCATTTATGCAACGGGGCATCTATCGGCCGCCATCAGAGGGTTTCAGTTCGTGGAATGGGATGACATTACGATCCATGGGATGGACGCCAGCGCGTATTCCGTGAAAGAGGGGAAGTTTTACGTTCCGCCGAAAGCGGGATTCGGACTAGAATTCGACGACGATCTGTTTACCTATCAAGTCTCCCAAGGCGGATGGATTGTTGAATAG
- the cntD gene encoding staphylopine uptake ABC transporter ATP-binding protein CntD, whose protein sequence is MNILEIENLTVWERSTGKVIIPGNSFAVKQGSCLAIVGESGSGKSATCRAIMRLNKPGLVQAGDIYFKGENLAALPEKEMRKKRGKRLCMILQHGMRAFDPSCVVGVHLKETLAEHFDWSRSDIVENMKHAMETVMLKHPLDIMNSYPHQLSGGMLQRVMIALAIVLEPDVVIADEPTTALDTVSQFEVVEQFIRLRERLGNAMIFISHDLGVVRKLADEVLVMKGGSIVEQGTSEAIFRNARHEYTRYLVSTKLALQQHFQRLMGV, encoded by the coding sequence TTGAATATTTTGGAAATCGAGAATCTTACGGTTTGGGAACGAAGCACCGGGAAGGTGATCATTCCGGGGAATTCATTTGCAGTAAAACAAGGAAGCTGTTTAGCGATCGTCGGGGAAAGCGGGAGCGGGAAGTCCGCAACCTGCAGGGCGATCATGAGATTGAACAAACCGGGACTCGTTCAGGCGGGGGACATCTACTTCAAAGGAGAGAACCTCGCCGCGCTCCCGGAGAAAGAAATGAGGAAGAAGAGGGGGAAACGGCTTTGCATGATTTTACAACATGGAATGCGCGCTTTCGACCCTTCATGCGTCGTAGGCGTCCATCTCAAGGAAACGCTCGCCGAACATTTCGACTGGAGCCGCAGCGACATCGTGGAAAACATGAAGCATGCGATGGAAACCGTCATGCTGAAACATCCGCTGGACATCATGAATTCTTATCCGCATCAACTGTCGGGAGGCATGCTTCAACGGGTCATGATCGCACTGGCCATCGTCCTGGAGCCTGACGTCGTCATCGCCGACGAACCGACGACGGCCCTCGATACGGTGTCTCAGTTCGAAGTCGTGGAACAGTTTATCCGGTTACGGGAACGGCTCGGGAACGCGATGATATTCATTTCGCACGATCTAGGCGTCGTTCGAAAGCTCGCCGACGAAGTGTTGGTAATGAAGGGCGGAAGCATCGTCGAGCAGGGGACGAGCGAGGCAATCTTCAGGAACGCAAGACATGAGTACACTCGCTACTTAGTGTCTACAAAGCTGGCGTTGCAGCAACATTTTCAGCGACTTATGGGGGTGTAG
- the cntC gene encoding staphylopine uptake ABC transporter permease subunit CntC: MALLRNVLRDRLASMSFSVLGAVMILGILAPVFAPHDPYEVHMELRYASASWEYWLGNDHLGRCILSRMIYGIRPSVLWVFAALVLSVGLGAALGFLAGYFKGTTDAVLMRICDVMLSFPGYVMTLALIGILGVGLENILIAFLILKWAWFTRIIRTSVMQHAEANYVTFAKIAGVSDAKIMLRHLVPVTLPDIAVIASSSFGTMVLQISGFSFLGLGIQAPNAEWGMMLNEARAVMFSKPEFMFVPGFAIIVVVCFTNFLSDALQVALDPKLMAAKRKPRGWFSVQVGKLERREGA; encoded by the coding sequence ATGGCACTCTTAAGAAACGTACTAAGAGATCGTCTAGCTTCGATGTCTTTCAGTGTACTTGGCGCGGTTATGATCCTAGGGATTTTAGCTCCGGTTTTCGCGCCGCACGATCCCTACGAAGTGCATATGGAGCTTCGCTACGCATCGGCTTCATGGGAGTATTGGCTAGGGAACGACCACTTGGGGCGGTGCATCTTATCCCGGATGATCTACGGTATTCGCCCCAGCGTGTTATGGGTATTCGCTGCGCTTGTCTTGTCCGTCGGGCTTGGAGCCGCCCTGGGTTTTCTTGCGGGATATTTCAAAGGAACGACGGATGCCGTTTTGATGCGAATTTGTGATGTAATGCTTTCGTTCCCCGGCTATGTTATGACCCTGGCCCTTATCGGCATATTGGGCGTAGGCCTCGAGAATATTTTAATTGCGTTTCTAATACTCAAATGGGCTTGGTTTACACGGATTATCCGCACTTCCGTCATGCAGCATGCCGAAGCGAACTACGTTACATTCGCTAAAATCGCTGGGGTTAGCGATGCCAAAATTATGTTGAGGCATCTTGTTCCGGTGACGCTTCCCGATATCGCGGTCATCGCTAGCAGTTCTTTCGGTACGATGGTACTTCAAATTTCGGGGTTCTCTTTCCTAGGTTTAGGTATCCAAGCTCCGAATGCGGAGTGGGGGATGATGTTAAACGAGGCCAGAGCGGTTATGTTCTCAAAGCCTGAATTTATGTTTGTGCCCGGATTCGCGATCATCGTTGTCGTATGCTTCACCAACTTCTTGTCCGATGCGCTTCAAGTTGCGTTAGATCCCAAGTTAATGGCTGCGAAACGGAAACCTCGAGGATGGTTTTCAGTTCAAGTCGGGAAGTTGGAAAGAAGAGAGGGGGCATAG
- the rpmG gene encoding 50S ribosomal protein L33 → MRVIVTLACTECGDRNYTTSKNKRTHPGRLEMRKYSPRLKKYTIHRETR, encoded by the coding sequence TTGAGAGTCATCGTTACTTTGGCATGTACGGAATGTGGCGATCGGAATTACACGACGTCGAAGAACAAGAGGACGCACCCGGGGCGCTTGGAAATGAGAAAGTACAGTCCGCGTTTGAAAAAATATACGATCCATCGCGAAACGCGGTAA
- a CDS encoding FIMAH domain-containing protein, whose protein sequence is MIIIRSLIIRMICISLAVSVGITWHPGSTAAADASAMTPPQVPNAGFESIVEEFNIPGWTQVFGDGIEDVHYELSNEDPYEGGASLLLDDNNSSAGLGFESDPFPVSPGMFYLVSSMMKVERGSVGMYIQLYNEAGDKVAEKGMWTAAVSGEWVKSEISGLVPDDAATAKVLVYSSASGRARGYIDSIHVELKPWVENAGFEGAQTGASIPGWSQVFGTGEKDVYYEVSSSSYYEGTKSLLLDDNNAAVGLGFESAAIKVIPSVNYSLSVMTKVDRGALGIYARYYNSSGVKIGETGKFVSNNAWENQLIGFTPPVGTEAVRILIYSSASGRARGFADAVQIVRTTPSIGNEGFESDAVRMIPSDWTQTYGAGEQNVSFELSQANPYEGARSLLLDDNSATSLLGFESAHFPVEPGVSYSVSAMQKVERGSLALYARFFDETGAMIAESGNWMVPTDGHWAKSAVSAVVPAGAVTANVLIYSSSTGRARGYSDAVRVELNPIGTFENIGAVVEGMINEDAAIGVEDELAVIYTLFKGRGEVPATFAVIDALTREVLRSFPLPDVEAAWGVKIATDGRVYIGTHYDGGLYRYTPGTKDFEYLGRFGNETHVFSLAAGADGKMYAGTYPGGRLFEYDPVEGVIRDLGQPDPEQRYVRSLAYDASRDVLYVGVGGTKSRVFKRSSDGSMEELLAGRIPGGGDTYTWPYGISFAADRLFVKFSNGDLLILRAEDDAVEYYDPQGMDIHSERAIEVPDQPGRALFSYNTDYYVYDSGTVSFEKVTGVEGGTNFWDGKFVELGSPDWPGLTFVAAGRHGNIEYYNAATGIAHAKPASYSAPTLIQSIHNGPDGKIYVAGYMSGFTAYDPIVGSLSETNTLGQVESSAIRDGHMLLGAYAGSRILDFDPTLPWSESNPTQLFDLRPYAQDRPFAMQYAEDRDQLFVGNVPVPSSLQGALAVYDFQSDELEVMGNLIPNQSIVSLLYKDGLLYGGTTIFGGLGTSGPAEQEGKLFIYDPEIREVVFQTVPVQGRKGVTGLNVGPDGLIWGVAEDHIFTFDSASRKIVSSIAKLRRYKEGGTVWTYGFLQPGLDGNMYGTSRGQFFMVKPETMEFMLLNGNYGNYLQRDDYGSFYFSDNSSDLWKYTPPYGENMMELLTALKSARNKLQATTTGEQIGQVPIAPKQALQNAWDAANNVKSALYDDPQAIRSATDALNAAMVQFDLAIVTLRDVALHADNTETIRGESVTLSVYGITSLETPADVTFSEIEYKTVDPMVVDVAPDGTVTGRAAGTAAVWAEAVSQGVKYTTSPIEIQVVVSAESIRAWIDIYEGDGQLKHALAQQLRANLEQALHHKEMGNMEQSYKHLDDLVKHLNNPEKNSAVEEVAKATLEEDVAALKAIWSE, encoded by the coding sequence TTGATTATTATCAGAAGTCTGATTATTCGAATGATATGCATTTCTCTTGCCGTTAGCGTGGGGATTACCTGGCATCCCGGGTCTACCGCAGCAGCCGACGCCAGCGCTATGACACCTCCTCAAGTGCCGAATGCAGGGTTTGAATCTATCGTAGAGGAATTTAACATTCCCGGATGGACCCAAGTTTTTGGCGATGGAATTGAAGATGTACATTACGAGCTCTCGAATGAGGATCCCTATGAAGGAGGGGCATCGTTACTTCTCGATGATAACAATTCTTCCGCTGGATTGGGTTTTGAAAGCGATCCATTTCCGGTGTCGCCCGGCATGTTCTACTTGGTATCCTCGATGATGAAGGTGGAGCGGGGTTCGGTCGGAATGTATATTCAACTTTATAACGAAGCCGGCGATAAAGTTGCCGAGAAAGGGATGTGGACAGCCGCAGTCAGCGGGGAATGGGTAAAGAGCGAAATAAGCGGCCTTGTGCCCGACGACGCAGCGACAGCGAAAGTCCTCGTGTACTCGTCGGCTTCCGGAAGAGCGAGGGGCTATATTGATTCAATACATGTAGAGCTTAAGCCTTGGGTTGAGAATGCCGGATTCGAAGGAGCGCAAACAGGGGCATCGATCCCGGGTTGGTCCCAAGTGTTCGGCACGGGGGAGAAAGATGTATATTACGAGGTTTCTTCAAGCAGCTACTATGAAGGGACCAAGAGTCTGCTCTTGGACGACAACAACGCTGCGGTTGGGCTTGGTTTTGAAAGCGCTGCGATCAAAGTCATTCCTTCCGTGAACTACTCATTATCGGTAATGACGAAAGTAGATCGCGGGGCGCTTGGTATTTATGCGCGTTATTATAATTCCTCGGGCGTCAAAATCGGAGAAACGGGCAAGTTTGTGTCGAACAATGCATGGGAGAATCAGTTGATCGGCTTCACGCCGCCTGTCGGCACAGAAGCTGTAAGGATTCTCATTTATTCTTCCGCTTCGGGCAGAGCCCGCGGCTTTGCCGATGCCGTTCAAATCGTCCGAACGACGCCTTCGATCGGGAATGAAGGCTTTGAGTCGGATGCGGTTCGAATGATTCCTTCGGACTGGACGCAGACGTATGGAGCGGGGGAACAGAACGTGTCGTTCGAATTATCCCAAGCGAATCCGTACGAAGGAGCAAGGAGCTTGCTTCTGGACGATAACAGCGCCACCTCGCTCCTGGGCTTCGAGAGCGCTCATTTTCCAGTGGAACCGGGTGTAAGCTACTCCGTCTCCGCCATGCAGAAGGTAGAGAGGGGATCCTTGGCGCTTTATGCACGCTTCTTCGATGAAACCGGCGCTATGATTGCAGAATCGGGTAACTGGATGGTGCCAACAGACGGACATTGGGCAAAAAGCGCCGTATCTGCAGTAGTCCCCGCCGGAGCGGTGACGGCTAATGTCTTGATTTATTCCTCCTCCACCGGAAGGGCCAGGGGATATTCCGACGCCGTGCGCGTGGAACTGAATCCGATCGGTACGTTCGAGAACATCGGAGCTGTCGTGGAAGGAATGATTAACGAAGACGCTGCGATCGGGGTTGAGGATGAACTCGCCGTTATCTACACCTTGTTCAAAGGAAGGGGCGAGGTGCCGGCCACGTTCGCCGTGATCGACGCTCTGACGCGGGAGGTGCTCCGATCCTTCCCATTGCCCGACGTTGAAGCCGCTTGGGGGGTGAAAATCGCTACGGACGGAAGAGTCTATATCGGGACGCATTACGACGGGGGATTATACCGGTATACGCCCGGCACGAAAGACTTTGAGTATTTGGGGCGCTTCGGGAATGAGACGCATGTTTTTTCGTTAGCAGCGGGAGCGGACGGGAAGATGTATGCGGGGACGTACCCGGGGGGGCGCTTGTTTGAGTATGATCCCGTCGAAGGGGTGATCCGCGATCTAGGGCAGCCGGACCCTGAACAGAGGTATGTCCGCTCGTTGGCTTACGACGCGAGTCGGGACGTCTTATATGTTGGGGTTGGAGGGACGAAGAGCCGCGTATTCAAAAGGAGTTCGGACGGTTCGATGGAAGAGCTGCTTGCGGGACGAATTCCTGGAGGAGGGGATACGTATACTTGGCCGTACGGAATATCCTTCGCCGCGGATCGCTTGTTCGTGAAGTTCTCGAATGGGGATCTCCTTATCCTTCGCGCCGAGGACGATGCAGTAGAATATTACGATCCTCAAGGCATGGATATCCATTCCGAAAGGGCGATCGAGGTTCCCGATCAACCGGGCCGCGCATTATTTTCCTATAACACCGATTATTATGTATACGATTCCGGAACCGTTTCTTTCGAAAAGGTGACGGGAGTGGAGGGCGGAACGAATTTCTGGGACGGGAAGTTCGTTGAATTGGGCAGTCCCGATTGGCCGGGGCTTACGTTTGTAGCCGCCGGAAGACACGGAAATATTGAATACTACAACGCTGCAACCGGAATCGCTCATGCAAAGCCTGCTTCATATAGCGCGCCAACCTTGATTCAAAGCATTCATAACGGTCCTGATGGAAAAATTTACGTGGCCGGGTATATGTCCGGGTTCACGGCATATGACCCTATTGTCGGAAGCCTCTCCGAGACGAATACACTGGGTCAAGTCGAATCGTCGGCGATACGCGACGGACATATGCTGTTGGGTGCCTACGCCGGGTCCCGAATTCTAGACTTCGATCCGACGTTGCCTTGGTCGGAATCCAATCCGACCCAGCTATTTGATCTAAGGCCGTACGCACAGGACCGTCCGTTCGCGATGCAGTATGCGGAGGACCGGGATCAACTGTTCGTCGGGAATGTGCCGGTTCCAAGCTCGCTGCAAGGCGCATTGGCCGTCTACGATTTTCAGTCCGACGAGCTGGAAGTCATGGGGAATTTGATTCCCAATCAGAGCATCGTATCGCTGCTCTATAAAGACGGGCTGCTGTATGGAGGCACGACCATTTTCGGAGGGCTTGGAACGAGCGGTCCGGCGGAGCAGGAAGGAAAGCTTTTCATTTATGACCCGGAAATCCGGGAAGTCGTGTTTCAAACGGTTCCCGTCCAGGGGCGCAAAGGAGTGACAGGTTTAAACGTCGGACCCGACGGATTGATTTGGGGAGTGGCGGAAGACCATATTTTTACGTTCGACTCTGCCTCGAGAAAGATTGTGTCGAGCATCGCCAAGCTGCGCCGGTATAAAGAAGGCGGCACGGTCTGGACCTATGGATTTTTGCAGCCAGGACTGGATGGAAACATGTATGGTACATCCCGAGGTCAATTTTTTATGGTGAAGCCGGAAACGATGGAGTTCATGCTGCTGAACGGGAACTATGGAAACTATTTGCAGCGCGATGATTATGGGTCGTTTTATTTTTCCGACAATAGCTCGGATCTTTGGAAATATACGCCGCCTTACGGTGAAAATATGATGGAGTTGCTTACTGCGTTAAAATCCGCAAGAAACAAGCTCCAAGCGACAACGACAGGCGAACAGATCGGGCAGGTGCCGATCGCGCCGAAGCAGGCGTTGCAGAACGCCTGGGATGCAGCGAACAACGTAAAGAGCGCCTTATATGACGACCCGCAGGCTATTCGTTCAGCTACGGACGCATTGAACGCGGCAATGGTTCAGTTCGACTTGGCGATTGTCACATTACGGGACGTAGCGCTTCATGCGGATAATACGGAAACGATTCGCGGAGAGAGCGTCACGCTATCCGTGTACGGTATCACAAGTTTAGAGACGCCGGCGGATGTAACGTTTTCCGAGATCGAGTACAAAACCGTCGATCCCATGGTTGTCGATGTTGCGCCGGACGGGACGGTTACCGGCAGAGCGGCAGGTACGGCTGCAGTATGGGCCGAGGCGGTGAGCCAAGGCGTCAAGTATACGACCTCACCTATAGAAATCCAGGTCGTTGTTAGCGCAGAGTCGATTCGGGCATGGATCGATATTTACGAAGGCGACGGGCAATTGAAACATGCCTTGGCGCAACAGCTCCGGGCAAACCTAGAGCAAGCTCTTCATCATAAAGAGATGGGGAATATGGAACAGTCTTATAAACATTTGGACGATCTCGTAAAGCATCTGAACAATCCGGAGAAGAACTCCGCCGTTGAAGAGGTCGCTAAAGCCACGTTAGAAGAGGACGTGGCGGCGCTTAAAGCAATTTGGTCAGAATAA
- a CDS encoding ABC transporter ATP-binding protein, with protein MLSVDRVSKWYRVGGLFSQERKQVLHDICFEWKPGECLAVIGESGSGKSTLGRLLLGIEKPDRGTVRFNGKSVSDRKTRIGNVSAVFQDYTSSMNPYYTVEKALLEPLSMQRRERSDMQRKIDSLLCQVGLNPSYRDKYPHELSGGEAQRVCIARAVAAEPSCIVFDEAVSSLDGSVQIQVLELLNDLKNSFGMGFIFITHDIEAAAYLCDRAMFLRSGRVEEIVSVKELKNVQSSYAKKLLQMMIT; from the coding sequence GTGCTGAGCGTTGATCGCGTCAGTAAATGGTATCGCGTAGGCGGGCTGTTTTCGCAAGAACGAAAGCAGGTGCTTCACGATATCTGTTTCGAGTGGAAGCCTGGGGAATGTTTAGCCGTCATCGGAGAGAGCGGAAGCGGGAAGTCCACGTTAGGTCGGTTGCTCTTGGGGATTGAGAAGCCGGATCGAGGAACGGTTCGATTCAATGGGAAAAGCGTAAGCGATCGGAAGACGAGAATCGGGAACGTCAGCGCCGTATTTCAAGACTACACTTCTTCCATGAATCCATATTACACCGTTGAGAAAGCGCTCCTCGAGCCATTGTCGATGCAACGGCGGGAACGATCGGACATGCAACGTAAAATCGATTCCCTTCTGTGCCAAGTCGGGTTAAACCCTTCCTACCGGGACAAGTATCCGCATGAGCTGTCGGGAGGGGAGGCGCAGCGGGTGTGCATTGCGAGAGCCGTTGCCGCCGAACCGAGTTGCATCGTATTCGATGAAGCCGTCAGCTCGCTGGATGGATCCGTACAAATTCAAGTGTTAGAACTGCTAAACGATTTAAAGAATAGCTTTGGGATGGGGTTTATCTTTATCACTCACGATATCGAGGCGGCTGCTTACTTATGCGACCGAGCGATGTTCCTTCGCAGCGGACGCGTGGAAGAGATCGTTAGCGTGAAAGAGCTGAAGAATGTCCAATCCTCGTATGCAAAAAAACTGTTGCAGATGATGATTACGTAA